Proteins from one Populus trichocarpa isolate Nisqually-1 unplaced genomic scaffold, P.trichocarpa_v4.1 scaffold_25, whole genome shotgun sequence genomic window:
- the LOC7465894 gene encoding protein DYAD, giving the protein MSQSYKGASESPESCGSGEESTRKGACLLEIKRTGMVQWGISRHIESIDNNPPPGENNPQLPSPIIKHGQKNPQLPSAITGHGNNPQFPSAIVKEEVKDDEARTTESLVLPEAKKRKHHALQEPREARAVRCSKAKQTSLVYKCKQIKRENPISVKKENVMDRWSVDRYNQAEKSMLEVMKAEGAVFEKPISRSALRMVARKHIGDTGLLDHLLKHIDGKVAPGGTERFCRCYNTQGKMEYWLESADLVKIKQEAGVPDPNYVPPSWLRPGSVAPLDSVSAEELTLLRKEVAKMTRDMEELVSKNQEQHQANHVGDIYKEFVEWRGKTDQRLMEISSSLGGLQGKYKEMMAWKSKIEQQLKEMSNSLSSLQSSKQCNTLSPVSERWEDWLESTNLDNIQGEDFAPWLENMDLVNVGYNASLKEPYNASQLWLKPCDSPSQEPVCARELELLKEEMAKMKRDMQGVVPNRMEEDKANMTSDSSATANSKTELDNSFFQEMFKDFGKWRKKMEQQMLEISNAVNTLQASK; this is encoded by the exons ATGTCGCAGTCATACAAAG GTGCTTCAGAATCGCCTGAAAGTTGTGGCAGTGGAGAAGAAAGTACAAGGAAAGGGGCGTGTTTGTTGGAGATCAAACGCACTGGAATGGTACAATGGGGAATCAGCAGGCATATTGAGTCCATTGACAACAATCCTCCTCCAGGGGAAAATAACCCTCAACTTCCATCTCCCATTATCAAGCATGGACAGAAGAACCCTCAACTTCCATCTGCCATCACCGGGCATGGGAATAACCCTCAATTTCCATctgccattgtcaaagaagaaGTAAAAGATGATGAAGCTAGGACAACTGAGTCTCTTGTGTTGCCAGAAGCTAAGAAGAGGAAGCATCATGCCCTTCAGGAACCCAGAGAAGCACGAGCTGTGAGATGTTCTAAAGCAAAGCAAACTAGCCTTGTTTATAAATGTAAGCAAATAAAGCGTGAGAATCCCATATCAGTAAAAAAGGAGAATGTCATGGATAGATGGTCAGTAGACAG GTATAATCAGGCGGAGAAAAGTATGTTGGAGGTCATGAAGGCTGAGGGGGCAGTGTTTGAGAAACCCATTTCCCGGTCAGCACTGCGAATGGTAGCTCGTAAACACATTGGTGACACTGGACTCTTAGACCACCTACTGAAGCACATTGATGGTAAGGTGGCACCAGGTGGCACTGAGCGGTTCTGTCGGTGTTATAACACTCAAGGGAAAATGGAGTATTGGCTGGAGAGTgctgacctggttaaaattaagCAGGAGGCTGGAGTACCAGATCCAAACTATGTTCCCCCATCCTGGTTGAGGCCTGGTAGTGTTGCGCCACTGGATTCTGTTTCTGCTGAAGAATTGACTCTGCTTAGAAAGGAAGTAGCAAAAATGACGAG GGATATGGAGGAGCTGGTATCCAAGAATCAAGAGCAACATCAAGCTAACCATGTTGGG GATATTTACAAGGAATTTGTGGAATGGAGAGGTAAGACAGACCAGCGCCTGATGGAGATTTCAAGTTCTTTGGGTGGTTTGCAG GGAAAGTATAAGGAGATGATGGCATGGAAGTCGAAGATTGAACAACAACTCAAGGAAATGTCAAATTCACTAAGCAGCTTGCAATCATCAAAGCAATGCAATACCCTGAGTCCAGTTTCTGAAAGATGGGAGGACTGGTTGGAGAGCACCAACTTGGATAATATTCAAGGGGAAGACTTTGCACCTTGGCTAGAGAACATGGATTTGGTTAATGTTGGGTATAATGCCTCATTGAAAGAACCCTACAATGCCTCTCAACTGTGGTTGAAACCCTGTGATAGCCCCTCTCAGGAGCCTGTTTGTGCAAGAGAGCTGGAGCTGCTCAAGGAAGAAATGGCCAAAATGAAaag AGATATGCAGGGGGTGGTACCCAATAGGATGGAGGAAGATAAAGCTAATATGACCTCAGATTCATCTGCCACGGCCAATTCCAAGACAGAACTTGACAATTCATTTTTTCAG GAAATGTTCAAGGACTTCGGAAAATGGAGAAAGAAGATGGAGCAACAGATGCTTGAGATTTCCAATGCTGTCAATACTTTACAGGCATCAAAGTAA